The Bdellovibrio bacteriovorus genome includes the window CGCCGCCACCGGACTTAAGAAAAGAACTCCACACAGATACGCAAACACGAAAATGAAGGCAAAAATCTGCCGTGATGTGCGCATAAATCTGTCCACGGCATCTTTTTGAATCAAAGTCTCTAAATCCAAAGCCACGCGCTGGGAAAGCGTCATGTAATCGCCACTGATGGCCGATCCCCATCCATCGTCATTCATCACATCATCTAATCCAAGAATAAGGATCTGACCTTCCACGCTTTTTGGCAGCTGGTTTAACAAAATAATTGGAGCGACTGCGGGATGACGATAACGAAGATGAGTTTGCAGACTGATCTCCCAAGGATAGGTGGGAAAGTCTTCGACCTTCGATGAAATGCCATACTTACCTAAGACACCCATCAAAGGATGATCAATGCTTGGATCATTGACGTCATAATCAATAATCAATCTGCGCGTCATCCCGTCACTACCGCGATCTTGAGTTAACGGAATAAAAACATGCTGAGTTTTTTTAAAGTCGGGATGCTGAGCCAGACTTAAAGGATCTTTATCAGGATAGTTTGAGTAAAAATATAAATTCGGGTGACCCGAGGCGAACTTCACGAACTCTTGAATTTCAGCACTTGAGGCATTTTTCAATGGCAGCGGTAAAGTCGAAATGACAAAAAGAGGCTTTTGATCTAAAAGCACCTGCAGATTTTTTTGAATGGCCGCGAAGTTTTCAGGGATGGCCGATCCGACAACCGCGACTTTTCCCGAAGGGGCGGGGCGCGGTAAGGTGAGCATCATAAAATCATTGAGCTTTGCTCCGACTGAAATACCCCAGTCTTGCAGAAAATTACTTACCAGCGGATGGATCATTAAGAAGCTGATTAAAAGGCATCCTAAAAGTTTCTTTTTCATCACAAGGCTTTCTTCAAAAAAGAAAAGCCGGGTTTCCCCGGCTTTGACATTTAGTCTTCGTCTTCCTCAACCTCTTCAAGGTCGGCAAGCTCTTTGGTGTCTTGCTTCGACTTGTTCGGGTGAAGTTTTTGGTATTCTTTGATCTTAAGTGGATCTGGGCCCAACATTAAGAACATGTTCTTACCTTCCATTTTTGGCTGAGATTCAATCATCGCCAAATCATTCACGAACTCGATACACTTTTTCATGACTTCCATACCCAGCTCTTGATGGGCCATTTCACGTCCCATGAATCTGAGGCTGACTTTCACTTTGTCGCCATCAAGCAAGAATCGGCGCGCATGGTTCATCTTCGTTTCAAAGTCATGTTGATCTGTGCGCGGACGCATCTGGATCTCTTTGATCGTTACGACAGTTTGTTTTTTACGAGCCGCTGTGGCTTGTTTTTTCTTTTCGTACTTCCACTTGCCGTAATCCATGATTTTACAAGTTGGAGGACTTGCCGTAGGAGCAATCTCTAGGAGATCCAATCCACGATCTTCAGCGATGCGAAGAGCTTCAGGCACCGTCATCACGCCCAACATATTACCTTCATCATCGATCACGCGGATTTGTTGCGCACGGATCTCACGGTTTACACGCAAAGAGTCTTTAGAGTCTTTCTTGTTACGGTCAAAGCGTCCACCGCCACCGCCTCTAAAATTACCTTCGAACTTGCTAATGGGAAACCTCCGGGTTTCGTTTATGTGGTTGCAGGCTTCATAAGTGATGCCTGTAACAGTCTTTGGTTAATATCGTTTACAATCATTTCCTTCACATGCTCAACACTCAAGCCCTTATGTTCAGAGCCGTCGCGCAAGCGAAGTGACACCGTTCTGCTCTCTGCTTCCTTGTCACCTACGATAATCATGTAAGGGACTTTTTGCAGCTGAGCCTCGCGGATTTTATAGTTTAGTTTCTCATTTCTGCGATCAAACTCAACCCGAACTTTATCAGCCTTAAGTAGAGTCATTAACTCATCACAGAATCCATTCACACGATCGGTGACGTTTAAGATGCTGACTTGAACAGGGGCCAACCAAGGAGGCAAGTGGCCCGCCGTGTGCTCTAAGTAAACCCCGATGAAACGTTCTAAAGAGCCTAAAATCGCTCTGTGTAACATGACAGGACGGTGCTCTTTATTGTCCTCACCCGTGTATTTCAAATCAAAGGCTTGAGGCAAGTTCGGATCCACTTGCAGAGTTCCCAACTGCCAAGGACGGCTTAAAGCATCGACAAACATAATATCGAGCTTCGGACCGTAAAAGGCGCCATCGCCGGGATTGATTTCAAACGGAAGATTCAAAGTTTTCAAAGCTTCCGCCAAAGCACCTTCGGCCATGTCCCAATACTCTTCGCTTCCCATTCTGTTTTCTGGGCGCGTAGACAGGAAGATCTTATAGTTACTCATGCCCAATTTGTCGTAAACACGATTGAGCAATTGCATGAATTTGGCGATCTCTTCTTGCAGCTGATCCAAACGACAGAAAATATGCGCATCGTCTTGGCAGAAGGTACGAACACGAGTCAAACCGTGCATCGCTCCTGATTTTTCATAGCGATGCAGTCGACCAAAGTCGGCCATCTTGACAGGCAAATCACGATAAGAATACTTGTCAGAGTTGAAAAGCAAACAATGCGAAGGACAGTTCATCGGTTTAGAGGCAAAATCACGCTCGTCCACCTTGGTGAAGAACATGTTCTCTTTATAATTTTGATAGTGACCTGACGTATGGAACAAGTTCACGTCAAAAATTTGCGGGGTGATCACCTCTTGATAGCCCGTTTCCATATACAACTCACGCAAGTAAGTTTGCAAAGCGGTGTAAACCGTCGCGCCCTTACCGGTAAAGAAGGGAGAACCGGGAGCGAGTTCATTGAAGTAAAACAACCCCAACTCTTTACCCAGCTTGCGGTGATCGCGCTTTTTCGCTTCTTCGATATTATGAAGATAAAGCTCAAGATCTTTTTTATCATTAAAAGCGGTGGCGTAAATACGTTGTAATTGCGCGTTCTTTTCGTCACCACGCCAGTAAGCCCCGGCCACGGACAACAACTTAAAGGCTTTGATTTGCCCTGTAGTTTGGATGTGCGGTCCACGACAAAGATCAAACCAACCGTCACCGTTATAGTAAATACCAACAGTGGTTTCGCCTTTTTCCGCCAAACTCTCGATAAGCTCGACCTTGAAACGCTCTTTCATTCCTTTGAAGGTTTCAATCGCTTTAGAAATCGGCCAGTCTTCACGACGGATCACCAGATCCTTCGCCACAATATTGGCCATTTCTTTTTCGATCTTTTCAAAGTGTTCTTCGGTGAAAGTAAATGGAGAATCGAAATCGTAATAG containing:
- the thrS gene encoding threonine--tRNA ligase yields the protein MSQVTIILPDNSTKVFNHEPTALEVAQSIGPRLGKETLGVKINGSNEISDLRTVLKDQTKVALVTTKSPEAVEVIRHTAAHVMADAVQKLWPEVKVTIGPVIDNGFYYDFDSPFTFTEEHFEKIEKEMANIVAKDLVIRREDWPISKAIETFKGMKERFKVELIESLAEKGETTVGIYYNGDGWFDLCRGPHIQTTGQIKAFKLLSVAGAYWRGDEKNAQLQRIYATAFNDKKDLELYLHNIEEAKKRDHRKLGKELGLFYFNELAPGSPFFTGKGATVYTALQTYLRELYMETGYQEVITPQIFDVNLFHTSGHYQNYKENMFFTKVDERDFASKPMNCPSHCLLFNSDKYSYRDLPVKMADFGRLHRYEKSGAMHGLTRVRTFCQDDAHIFCRLDQLQEEIAKFMQLLNRVYDKLGMSNYKIFLSTRPENRMGSEEYWDMAEGALAEALKTLNLPFEINPGDGAFYGPKLDIMFVDALSRPWQLGTLQVDPNLPQAFDLKYTGEDNKEHRPVMLHRAILGSLERFIGVYLEHTAGHLPPWLAPVQVSILNVTDRVNGFCDELMTLLKADKVRVEFDRRNEKLNYKIREAQLQKVPYMIIVGDKEAESRTVSLRLRDGSEHKGLSVEHVKEMIVNDINQRLLQASLMKPATT
- the infC gene encoding translation initiation factor IF-3 → MRVNREIRAQQIRVIDDEGNMLGVMTVPEALRIAEDRGLDLLEIAPTASPPTCKIMDYGKWKYEKKKQATAARKKQTVVTIKEIQMRPRTDQHDFETKMNHARRFLLDGDKVKVSLRFMGREMAHQELGMEVMKKCIEFVNDLAMIESQPKMEGKNMFLMLGPDPLKIKEYQKLHPNKSKQDTKELADLEEVEEDED